The Meriones unguiculatus strain TT.TT164.6M chromosome 9, Bangor_MerUng_6.1, whole genome shotgun sequence genome window below encodes:
- the Sncg gene encoding gamma-synuclein: MDVFKKGFSIAKEGVVGAVEKTKQGVTEAAEKTKEGVMYVGTKTKENVVQSVTSVAEKTKEQANAVSEAVVTSVNTVATKTVEEAENIVVTTGVVQKEDLKPAPAQDLEAKEQVEDEEAKSGGD; the protein is encoded by the exons ATGGATGTCTTCAAGAAGGGCTTCTCCATTGCCAAGGAAGGTGTGGTGGGTGCCGTGGAGAAGACCAAGCAGGGAGTGACGGAGGCAGCAGAGAAGACCAAGGAGGGGGTCATGTATGTGG GCACCAAAACCAAGGAGAACGTGGTACAAAGCGTAACCTCAG TGGCTGAGAAGACCAAGGAGCAGGCCAATGCCGTGAGTGAAGCTGTGGTCACCAGTGTCAACACAGTGGCCACCAAGACTGTGGAGGAGGCGGAAAACATCGTGGTCACCACCGGGGTCGTACAAAAG GAGGACTTGAAACCTGCCCCTGCACAGGACCTGGAGGCCAAAGAGCAAGTGGAGGATGAAGAG GCCAAGAGTGGAGGAGACTAG